CGAGCCCGAGAAGGAGCGACTTCAGTCTGTCGAGGAGCGCGGCCGGATCGACGGCTATTACGAATGTATCCTCTGCTTCTGCTGCACCTCGGGATGTCCGAGCCACTGGTGGAACGGCGATCGTTTTCTTGGACCAGCGGTACTTCTTCAGGCGTGGCGCTGGCTGACCGACAGCCGCGACGAGGCAAAGGAAGAGCGGCTCGATAATCTCGAAGACCCATTCCGGCTGTATCGGTGCCACACCATCCTCAACTGCACCCGGACCTGTCCGAAGGGATTGAACCCCGGCAAGGCCATCGCCGAGATCAAAAAGATGATCGTCGAGCGCGAGAGCTGACCATGGACATCAAGACGATCGCGCCTGCAACGCCGCAGCGTCGCCCGCTGTCACCCAACATTCAGCATTACCGGCCACAACTGACATCAGTTCTGTCGATCGCGAATCGCATCACCGGGGTCATCCTGAGCGTCGGCGCCGTTGGCCTAGTGATCTGGTTGAGTGCCGCTGCCGCCGGGGCTGAGCCCTACGCCGCCGTCCAGCAAGCGATCGGCTCGTGGATCGGCCGCTTCGTGTTGTTCGGCTGCACCTTCGCCTTCTTCCTGCACCTATGCGGCGGCATACGTCATCTCGTGTGGGACACCGTGCACGGCTTCGAGCTGCGTTCGATTTATATCTCGGGATGGTCGGTGGTGGCGGCGAGCATCGCGCTCACCGTGGCGGCCTGGGCGGCTGGTCTTTGCGTCGGCGGGGGGCTCTGATGAATCGCTCCTCCTTCCGCTCTCCGCTAGGACGCGCCATCGGGCTGGGCTCGGCGAAAAGCGGCTCGCAACACTGGCTGGTACAACGGGTAACCGCGGTCGCGTTGGTGCCGCTGACACTGTGGTTCGTGGCGTCCATCATCGCCCATGCCGGTAGCGATTACACGACCTTCATCGCCTGGCTGAGGACACCGTTCGCTGCAGGGGGCATGATCCTGTTGCTGATCGCTCTCTTTCATCACGCCGCGCTCGGCCTGCAGGTAGTGATCGAGGATTATGTTCACTCGGGCGCCAGATTTGCGGCGGTGATCGCGATCCAGCTTTGCTGCTACGGTCTCGCCGTGACTGGGATCGTCGCGACGCTGCGTATCGCGTTCGGCGGTTGAGTAGAGGCGGCGGCGATCGCGTGATTCCGGCTGCGGAGTTGCGGCCGGATAGAGGATCGTGCCGTCGCAGCCCACGGCGGCGCCCGGTGTCAGGCTGGCCCCGTCGACATGCGATGGTCCCGTGATGTGCATCACACGCTCGCCTTGGCTGAGCAGATAATCGGTGATAATGCGCCGATGACAGCGCCACCAGACGGCCTCGGCGCACATGATTGCGTACCGGTGCTGGCCGCCCAGTTCCCGCAGTCGCGCAAGGCCTGCGGCAAAGGGCGTCGTCAGGGCATAGTCGGCATAGTTACGAAAGCCGCGCACCCGCCAATAGGCATTTGGAGAGGGTTCGCCGCCACGCGTCTTTCCGCGAAGGCCGCCAAATTCCGCGATGTGTTCATAGCCGATTTGCCAAAGCGCCAGCGTTTCGGGGAGGCTATCACCGTTGAATTGCGGATTGGTGCGCGACCGCGGCATCGATCTCACGTCAACCACGAAATTGACGCGGAATTCCCGGAGGAGATCGACGAATTCGGCGATCTCCCTGGTAGAATGGCCGATGGTGAAGAATGTGTTCGTGTCGGCTCCGGTGATATGGCGGCAGCGGTCAACCGCGGCGGCATTGCCGCAGAATTATGGTCAAAACACATTGTTTCAACGCTGGCTTTGGGCGCATGCTAGACGCGAGAAAAACTCGTTTGTGTCGCTCGAGGATCCGAAAGCGCTCGGAAATGATCCTGAAAGCCAAATTCAAGATCGGTGATCATGTGAGCTGGAATTCGGAGGCCGGGCGCGTCAGCGGCGTGATCGTTCGCGTCCATACGCGCAATTTCGATGTTAACGGCTATACGCATCATGCAAGCGCGGAAGCGCCGCAATACGAGATCAAGAGCAGCAAGACCGAGCACGTCGCCTTCCACAAAGGCGCGGCGCTCACCCGACTTCGCGACTGACACTCCGCCAGGCGCGATCGATGACAGAAAGCGATCGCCCGATGCCCACGACTTCCCAGCCTCCCTCGCCCGAACCGCTTCGTGCCAGTCTTAGCGATGCGGACGATCGCATCCGTCTCAATCACTGGATGCCGCCGCAACAGGGAATTTTTCCGCGCATCCGGATTGGGAGCCGCTGGATCAATACCTTGTGGGTGCTGCCGGTCGGAGCAGCGGCGCTGCTCTGCCTGATCGCGCTGGCGCAAAGCCTGCGCGAACTGCCAAGCGTCGCGGCCTTTATTCAAAACCATCCCGGCATCGCGCAATCGGCGCCGCCGGTCGACACGGGCTTTCCGTGGTGGCTACAGCTCCAGCACTTCCTGAACATGTTCTTCATGCTGTTCATCATGCGGGCCGGCCTGCAAATTCTGGCCGACCATCCACGGCTCTATTGGGGCCGCGACTGCACTCCGGGGAGCGATTGGTTCCGGTTCCAGGTGCCGGTACCGAAGGGCCGCATCTGGACTGCCAAGGATGATTCCGTCACACTGCCGACGTGGCTCGGGATTCCCGGATTGCGCCATACGCTCGGGCTGTCGCGCTGGTGGCACTTCTCGATCAACCTGTTGTGGCTGATCAACGGCATTGCGTTTTATGCGCTGCTGTTTTCGACCGACCAGTGGCACCGGCTGGTGCCGCTGACCTGGGAGGTTTTTCCCGCAACGCTCTCAACAGCGATCCAATACGCCTCGCTGAACTTCCCGGTCGATGAAGGCTGGACCCGCTACAACGGCCTCCAGCAGTTCAGCTACTTCGTCACCGTCTTCGTCGCGGCACCCGTCTCGATCGTCACCGGGTTGATGCAGAGCCCGGCGATCTCCAATGCGCTTGGCTGGTTTGGCCGGCTGTTCAAC
The nucleotide sequence above comes from Hypericibacter terrae. Encoded proteins:
- the sdhD gene encoding succinate dehydrogenase, hydrophobic membrane anchor protein; amino-acid sequence: MNRSSFRSPLGRAIGLGSAKSGSQHWLVQRVTAVALVPLTLWFVASIIAHAGSDYTTFIAWLRTPFAAGGMILLLIALFHHAALGLQVVIEDYVHSGARFAAVIAIQLCCYGLAVTGIVATLRIAFGG
- a CDS encoding hypervirulence associated TUDOR domain-containing protein; this encodes MILKAKFKIGDHVSWNSEAGRVSGVIVRVHTRNFDVNGYTHHASAEAPQYEIKSSKTEHVAFHKGAALTRLRD
- the sdhC gene encoding succinate dehydrogenase, cytochrome b556 subunit translates to MDIKTIAPATPQRRPLSPNIQHYRPQLTSVLSIANRITGVILSVGAVGLVIWLSAAAAGAEPYAAVQQAIGSWIGRFVLFGCTFAFFLHLCGGIRHLVWDTVHGFELRSIYISGWSVVAASIALTVAAWAAGLCVGGGL